The Streptomyces sp. 11x1 genomic sequence GGACACCCTCTACATGGTCGGCTGGTCCACCCTCATCGCGGTCGTCGGCGGACTCCCGCTCGGCATCCTGCTGGTCCTGACCGACCGCGGCGGCCTGCTGCAGAACGTCCTCGCCAACAAGGTCATCGGGCAGATCGTGAACATCGCCCGCTCGATGCCGTTCATCATCCTGATGGTCGCGCTGATGGGCTTCACCCGCTGGGTCACCGGCTCGACCATCGGCCGCGAGGCCGCCATCGTGCCGCTCGCCATCGGCGCGATCCCGTTCTTCGCGCGCCTCGTCGAGACGTCCGTCCGCGAAGTGGACCACGGGCTGGTCGAGGCCGTACAGGCCATGGGCGGCAACACCTGGACCGTCGTCCGCAGCGTCCTCGTCCCCGAGTCCCTGCCCTCGCTGATCTCCTCCGCCACCACGACCGTCGTCGCTCTCATCGGCTACTCGGCCATGGCCGGCACCGTCGGCGCGGGCGGCCTCGGCGACATCGCCATCCGCTACGGCTACCAGCGCTTCGAGACCGAACTGATGTGGATCACCGTGGCGGTCCTCGCGGTCGTCATCTCCGCCATCCAGTTCGCGGGCGACCACGCCGCCCGCGCCCTGCACCGCCGTGGCGGCCGGTCCGGCCCCGCGCCGGCACTCCGGCTGCTGAGGGCCAAGGCCCAGCCCACCGCGCCCGAGGCCACCAAGGTCTGAACACGTTCCTGGGCCACCCACAGTTCTCCCGTCCCACCCAAGACGGGACTGCTCCACCCAAAAGGAAAGGCACTTTTCGTGCGTAACACCGCCAAGCTCACCACCGCCGTGCTTGCCGCCGGAGCCCTCACCCTCGGACTCACCGCCTGCGGCGCGGACAAGACCGATGGCGCGTCCGACACGAGCGGCCCGCTGGTCGTCGCCGCCAGCCCCACCCCGCACGCCGAGATCCTGAACTTCGTCAAGGACAACCTGGCGAAGGACGCGGGCCTCGACCTGGAGGTCAAGGAGTTCACCGACTACGTCCTGCCGAACACGGCGACCGAGGACGGCTCCGTGGACGCCAACTACTTCCAGAACCAGCCGTACCTCGACGACTTCAACAAGAAGCAGGGCACCCACATCGTGCCCGTCGTCACCGTGCACCTGGAGCCGCTCGGTCTCTACTCGAACAAGGTCAAGAGCAAGGACGACCTCAAGAGCGGCGCGACCGTCGCCGTACCGAACGACACGGTCAACGAGGCGCGTGCCCTCAAGCTCCTCGACTCCGCCGGGATCATCACGCTCAAGGACGGCGTGGGCACCGACGCGACCCCCGCCGACATCACCGAGAACCCGAAGAAGCTCAAGTTCAAGGAGCTGGAGGCGGCCCAGACCCCGCGCTCCCTGGACGACGTCGACGCCGCGGTGATCAACGGGAACTACGCCCTGGAGGCCGACCTCTCGCCCGCCGACGACGCCCTCGCCGTCGAGCCCGCCAAGGACAACCCCAACGGCAACTTCCTCGCCGTCAAGGAGGGCGACGAGGACGACCCGCGCGTCGAGAAGCTCGCCAAGCTCCTCACCTCGGACGAGGTTCGGAAGTTCATCCAGGACAAGTGGAGCAACGGCTCCGTCATCCCGTCCTTCTGACCGTCCGCCGGTCCGCACACATTCCGACCGTACGTATACGGCGTATCGCCACGCATGGGGTCCGCTCCCTCACGGGGAGTGGACCCTGTGGTGCGATTCAGTGCCTTCATGCTGCATGCTGGGCAGTTCAGCAGGCTCTCAAAGTTTTCGAAGGTTACGGAGCGGCGCATGACGAGCACCTTTCCCGACATCTCCATCAGCACGGATCGGTTGGTTCTGCGCCCGTTCGACGAGGACGACATCCAGGCGTTCACCGAGATGATGAACGACGAACAGGTGATGGCCTGGACCGACGTCCCGCAACCCTTCACCGAACGTGAGGCGCGTACCTGGATCGCCGACTACGCGCCCACCGAACGCACCTCCGGACGCGGCCTCGGCCTCGCGGTGACCGAGTTCCTCACCCAGCGGCTGGTCGGCGTCATCCAACTGACCGGGACGGACTGGCACGTGCGGGCCACTGAGCTTTCGTACGTCGTCGCCCCCTGGGCACGCGGCGAGGGCTACGCCTCCGAAGCCGCCCTCGCCACCGCCCAATGGCTGTTCCGTGAGCAGAAGTTCGAACGCATCGAGCTGCGCACCGCCGCCGACAACACCGCTTCCCAGCAGGTCGCGCAGAAGATCGGCTGTATCAGCGAGGGTGTGCTGCGCAACGCCTGCATAGCGCGGACCCGCACCCCCGAGGACGGCTGGACCGAGATCCGCACGGACTTCATCGTCTGGAGCCTGCTTCCCGAGGACATCGAGGGCGTCAGCGAGGAACTGGCCGGCAGCGGTGGTTTCGGCTCCTACTCGGACTGGAACTGAACAACCCACGGGTAAGCGCGAGGCCGCCGCCCGGCCGCCGGGGCCCACCCCGTCACCAGGTACCCTCACGGGACCCCGAGCGGGCTGACCGACGACCTGCGAAGACCCTCTGGAGACTGACGACGATGGCCGACCGGGTCACGGTGATCGGCTGGGACGGCTCCCCCCTGACCGCCGCGGCGCGCTCCGCCCTCGCCGCCGCCACGCTGGTCGCCGGCGCGGCCCACCACCTCGCCCTGCCCGAGGTGCCCCCCGCAGCCGAACGCATCCGCCTCGGCAGTGTCGCCCTCGCCGCCCGCCGCATCGCCGGCCACAGGGGCACCGCCGTCGTCCTCGCCGACGGCGACCCGGGCTTCTTCGGCGTCGTCCGCACCCTCAGGGCCCCCGAGTTCGGCCTGGAGGTCGAGGTCGTCCCCGGCGTCTCCTCGGTGGCCGCCGCCTTCGCCCGCGCGGGCATGCCCTGGGACGACGCACAGGTGGTCGTCG encodes the following:
- a CDS encoding methionine ABC transporter permease, whose product is MTWSEMRPLLEQACWDTLYMVGWSTLIAVVGGLPLGILLVLTDRGGLLQNVLANKVIGQIVNIARSMPFIILMVALMGFTRWVTGSTIGREAAIVPLAIGAIPFFARLVETSVREVDHGLVEAVQAMGGNTWTVVRSVLVPESLPSLISSATTTVVALIGYSAMAGTVGAGGLGDIAIRYGYQRFETELMWITVAVLAVVISAIQFAGDHAARALHRRGGRSGPAPALRLLRAKAQPTAPEATKV
- a CDS encoding MetQ/NlpA family ABC transporter substrate-binding protein; the protein is MRNTAKLTTAVLAAGALTLGLTACGADKTDGASDTSGPLVVAASPTPHAEILNFVKDNLAKDAGLDLEVKEFTDYVLPNTATEDGSVDANYFQNQPYLDDFNKKQGTHIVPVVTVHLEPLGLYSNKVKSKDDLKSGATVAVPNDTVNEARALKLLDSAGIITLKDGVGTDATPADITENPKKLKFKELEAAQTPRSLDDVDAAVINGNYALEADLSPADDALAVEPAKDNPNGNFLAVKEGDEDDPRVEKLAKLLTSDEVRKFIQDKWSNGSVIPSF
- a CDS encoding GNAT family N-acetyltransferase, coding for MTSTFPDISISTDRLVLRPFDEDDIQAFTEMMNDEQVMAWTDVPQPFTEREARTWIADYAPTERTSGRGLGLAVTEFLTQRLVGVIQLTGTDWHVRATELSYVVAPWARGEGYASEAALATAQWLFREQKFERIELRTAADNTASQQVAQKIGCISEGVLRNACIARTRTPEDGWTEIRTDFIVWSLLPEDIEGVSEELAGSGGFGSYSDWN